The Lactobacillus sp. CBA3605 genome contains a region encoding:
- the purB gene encoding adenylosuccinate lyase: MIDRYTRPEMGQVWSLENQYQAWLEVEIAADEAWAELGKIPAADVAKISANAKFDSDRIAEIEAVTHHDVVAFTRDVSESLGAERKWVHYGLTSTDVVDTAQGYRLKQANAIIRQDLQDLRATLAQQAKKYKYTVEMGRTHGVHAEPTTFGLKLARWYSEVNRDIERFEHAAAGVEAGKISGAVGTFANIPPFVEQFVCDKLGIRAQEISTQILPRDLHAEYIATLALIATSVEVFATEIRGLQKSETHEVEEFFNKGQKGSSAMPHKRNPIGSENVTGLARVIRGHMMTAYEDVPLWHERDISHSSAERIILPDTTILTDYILTRITKIIGTLTVFPERMKQNMDATYGLIYSQRVLLKLIDTGMSREAAYDLVQPLTAQSWDHQLQFKPLVESNAEIRQHLDQPAIDDAFDYHYHLRHVDDIFKRLGLDD, translated from the coding sequence TACGCGTCCCGAGATGGGCCAAGTGTGGTCCCTAGAAAACCAATACCAAGCTTGGTTAGAAGTTGAAATTGCAGCTGACGAAGCCTGGGCTGAATTAGGCAAGATTCCAGCGGCAGATGTCGCTAAGATTAGTGCCAATGCGAAGTTTGATAGTGATCGCATCGCTGAAATTGAAGCTGTGACCCACCATGATGTGGTGGCGTTTACGCGTGATGTTTCAGAATCATTAGGGGCTGAACGTAAGTGGGTCCATTATGGGTTAACGAGTACTGATGTGGTTGACACGGCGCAAGGGTACCGATTAAAGCAAGCCAATGCGATTATTCGTCAAGATTTACAGGATTTACGAGCAACATTAGCGCAACAAGCCAAAAAATATAAATATACAGTTGAAATGGGTCGCACACATGGCGTGCATGCGGAACCAACGACCTTCGGATTGAAGCTAGCACGGTGGTATTCTGAAGTTAATCGGGATATTGAACGATTTGAACATGCTGCTGCTGGCGTTGAAGCCGGTAAAATTAGTGGTGCGGTGGGAACCTTTGCTAATATTCCACCATTTGTGGAACAGTTTGTGTGTGATAAGCTCGGTATTCGGGCACAAGAAATTTCAACCCAAATTTTACCGCGTGATTTACATGCCGAATACATCGCTACGTTGGCGTTAATTGCCACGAGTGTTGAAGTGTTTGCAACTGAAATTCGCGGCTTACAAAAATCAGAAACGCATGAAGTCGAAGAATTCTTCAATAAAGGTCAAAAAGGGTCATCAGCGATGCCACATAAGCGGAACCCGATTGGCTCTGAAAATGTGACCGGATTAGCACGGGTGATTCGGGGACACATGATGACGGCTTATGAAGATGTACCATTATGGCATGAACGAGATATTTCACATTCTTCAGCCGAACGAATCATTTTGCCGGATACGACGATTTTAACAGACTATATCTTGACCCGGATTACGAAGATTATTGGGACGTTGACCGTCTTTCCAGAACGCATGAAGCAGAATATGGATGCGACGTATGGGTTAATTTATAGCCAGCGAGTCTTATTGAAGTTGATTGATACTGGCATGTCACGTGAAGCGGCCTATGACTTGGTTCAACCACTCACGGCGCAATCTTGGGACCACCAATTACAGTTCAAGCCGTTGGTTGAAAGTAATGCCGAAATTCGGCAACATTTAGATCAACCAGCCATTGATGATGCTTTTGACT